From Leptospira venezuelensis, a single genomic window includes:
- a CDS encoding pyridoxal phosphate-dependent aminotransferase, with protein MDLREFFIEDRLEKFRTEAPCNLGESGIRNLNLDQLAEYLNLDLRELGKLSLADSPNSGRKDLREEISKLYNNVSPDQVLVTTGTGEALFIAFHLLLQKGDTTSLFWPAFQALYEVPRSLGANLQKVDLLPRLETKELGFGKGNLNNLFLNSPRLIVFNHPHNPTGIIAEEEDKKELQRLSKNFPNWIIFDEHYRFLSEEEDLGWSGFGICENSVSTGSITKCFGVMGLRIGWLIGPKDWIVKARSMKDYLTHTVSPISEFLTLKLLQNRKTLQSKIRETLRKNIRIFAHAAEAKTLPGIESFKEPRGGVVGFAKLQSGLETRKFADLLYKKAGVFVLPSADFETEGYIRLGFGETEERFRLGLERWSTLGSDVIALLNK; from the coding sequence GTGGATTTAAGAGAATTTTTCATAGAAGATCGCCTAGAAAAATTTAGGACGGAAGCTCCCTGCAATTTGGGAGAAAGCGGGATCCGAAATCTGAACCTGGACCAGCTTGCAGAATACCTAAATTTAGATCTGAGAGAATTGGGAAAACTTTCCTTAGCAGATTCTCCCAATTCAGGCAGAAAAGATCTAAGAGAAGAAATTTCAAAACTATATAATAATGTTTCTCCTGATCAGGTTTTGGTTACGACCGGAACCGGAGAAGCGCTCTTCATCGCATTTCATTTACTTTTACAAAAAGGGGATACAACCTCTTTATTTTGGCCTGCTTTTCAGGCATTGTACGAAGTCCCAAGATCACTGGGTGCCAATCTGCAAAAAGTGGACCTTCTTCCCAGATTAGAAACTAAAGAATTGGGATTTGGAAAGGGAAATCTAAACAATCTATTCCTAAATTCTCCTAGGCTAATCGTATTTAATCATCCTCATAATCCAACCGGGATCATAGCGGAAGAAGAAGATAAGAAGGAATTACAAAGACTCTCCAAAAATTTCCCGAACTGGATCATATTTGATGAACATTATAGATTTCTTTCGGAAGAAGAGGATTTGGGATGGAGCGGTTTTGGGATTTGTGAAAATTCAGTTTCTACAGGTTCTATCACGAAATGTTTTGGAGTGATGGGACTTAGGATTGGTTGGCTTATTGGTCCAAAAGATTGGATCGTCAAAGCGAGATCCATGAAGGATTATCTGACTCATACTGTTTCTCCTATCTCTGAATTTCTGACTTTAAAACTTTTACAGAATCGTAAAACATTACAGAGTAAGATCAGAGAAACACTGCGGAAAAATATCCGAATCTTCGCCCATGCGGCAGAGGCTAAGACACTTCCTGGAATCGAAAGTTTTAAAGAACCAAGGGGTGGAGTAGTAGGTTTTGCAAAATTACAATCAGGCTTAGAAACCAGAAAATTTGCAGATCTTCTGTATAAGAAAGCAGGAGTATTCGTTTTGCCTTCCGCTGATTTTGAAACGGAAGGTTATATCCGATTAGGATTTGGAGAAACAGAAGAAAGATTTCGTTTAGGTCTGGAACGCTGGAGCACTTTAGGATCGGACGTGATCGCTCTTTTGAATAAATAA
- a CDS encoding phospho-sugar mutase: protein MNAESHIESWTKAPFSPQVQKEANDILSRYKKGETNGLEIEAYTVPLEFGTGGMRGRIGNGIGRMNEFTVGKAALGFSRYLVKKSKKPILVIAYDSRRRSREFAEVTAGVAASFGIKVILFSEVAPTPLLSYAVRYYKATGGVVLTASHNPPEYNGFKAYLSKGEQLAPPDDKKIISLIDTVQDWNEIPFLSSKDPKYKKLVQKAGEDCFSSYLKALKKSGIVSSKVTPKERSQTKLVYSPLHGTGGKYMKKLLQDFGYKNVTLVPEQKDPDGEFPTVKFPNPEEPEALEMSKKLSEKIGAHAFIATDPDADRLGIGVKNPKGGYALLNGNQIGSILAAYLAEKVGSKSKKGKKPVLVKTVVTTDLQAEIAKKNKIALKNVLTGFKFIAEVMGKLDKSKTQYFLFGGEESYGYLPVDFVRDKDSLSSALLLMEVLSEKKDLLSYMDDVYLKYGLYQESLKSLTLEGLAGKKKIQDSLESLRKNDLIGKSIGKRKVTGFLDFKNKIAKGSASKSAFSGLPSSDVIQLELEDQAKLTIRPSGTEPKIKIYSSFKSRTSPKTKNEIPKLTDSLLEELKETESLFLQLAGLS, encoded by the coding sequence ATGAACGCAGAATCCCACATAGAATCTTGGACCAAGGCCCCCTTTTCCCCCCAGGTGCAAAAAGAAGCAAATGATATCCTGAGTAGATACAAAAAGGGAGAAACAAATGGCTTAGAGATTGAAGCCTATACAGTGCCTCTCGAATTTGGAACCGGGGGAATGAGAGGAAGAATAGGTAACGGGATCGGTAGAATGAATGAGTTCACCGTTGGAAAGGCCGCTTTAGGTTTTTCCAGATACCTGGTCAAAAAATCAAAAAAACCAATCTTAGTGATCGCTTATGATTCCAGAAGAAGGTCCAGAGAATTTGCAGAAGTGACTGCTGGAGTAGCTGCATCTTTCGGAATTAAAGTTATCTTATTCTCAGAAGTAGCTCCTACACCTTTACTCTCTTACGCAGTTCGTTATTATAAGGCAACTGGAGGAGTTGTTCTAACAGCATCTCATAATCCACCTGAGTATAACGGATTCAAGGCTTATCTTTCTAAGGGAGAACAGCTTGCTCCTCCTGATGATAAAAAGATCATTTCCTTGATAGACACGGTACAGGACTGGAACGAGATCCCTTTTCTTTCCTCCAAGGACCCCAAATATAAAAAGTTAGTACAAAAAGCAGGAGAAGATTGTTTTTCTTCTTATTTGAAAGCTCTCAAAAAATCAGGGATTGTATCCTCAAAGGTCACTCCAAAAGAAAGATCACAAACTAAATTAGTATATTCTCCACTGCATGGGACAGGTGGGAAATATATGAAGAAGCTACTACAAGACTTCGGTTATAAAAATGTGACTCTGGTTCCGGAACAAAAAGATCCGGATGGAGAATTTCCAACAGTCAAATTCCCGAACCCCGAAGAGCCTGAAGCTCTGGAGATGAGCAAGAAACTTTCTGAAAAGATCGGAGCTCATGCTTTTATCGCAACTGATCCAGATGCGGACAGACTAGGTATTGGCGTTAAAAATCCTAAAGGCGGTTATGCACTTCTAAATGGAAACCAAATCGGTTCCATTTTAGCCGCCTATCTAGCGGAAAAGGTTGGATCTAAATCTAAAAAAGGTAAAAAGCCTGTCCTTGTAAAAACAGTAGTAACCACCGATTTACAAGCTGAGATCGCAAAGAAAAACAAGATCGCACTTAAAAATGTTCTAACAGGTTTTAAATTTATCGCAGAAGTGATGGGGAAACTGGATAAGAGTAAAACTCAGTATTTCCTATTCGGAGGAGAAGAATCCTACGGTTATCTTCCTGTGGATTTTGTCCGCGATAAAGACAGTTTATCTTCTGCGCTTCTTCTCATGGAAGTCCTATCGGAAAAAAAAGATCTTCTTTCCTATATGGACGATGTTTATCTTAAATATGGTCTATACCAAGAAAGTCTAAAGTCTTTAACCTTAGAGGGACTTGCTGGTAAAAAGAAAATCCAAGATTCTTTAGAATCGCTACGCAAGAATGATCTGATTGGAAAATCCATAGGCAAAAGAAAGGTCACTGGATTTTTAGATTTTAAGAATAAGATCGCAAAAGGAAGCGCATCTAAATCTGCGTTTTCAGGTCTTCCTTCTTCTGACGTCATCCAATTAGAATTAGAAGATCAGGCAAAGCTAACGATCCGTCCCTCTGGGACTGAACCTAAGATCAAAATTTATTCTTCTTTCAAGAGTAGGACTTCTCCTAAAACTAAAAATGAGATCCCAAAACTCACTGACAGTTTACTAGAAGAATTGAAAGAAACAGAGTCCTTATTTTTACAATTGGCGGGTTTATCATGA
- a CDS encoding acetylornithine transaminase, which produces MNETASVFQTTKELTDKYLLDLFNRYPVAFRYGVNELLFDQNNKQYIDFLAGVAVTNLGHSDPDIIEAIRNQIDKLMHTSNWFYSEEASRLAELLILNTFPGKVFLCNSGTEAIEAAFKLARAYAEQKQIHDPIIISLQKSFHGRSVSGISLTGQKKLHTGFGKLLDGIEFVNPNSEEELVEAFERFAGRVVAFIAEPILGESGIIPLSHGYMNLARELTLENEALLILDEIQTGFGRTGTMFAFETYGFSPDAMALAKGLGSGFPIGALVVAEKYQNVLAKGTHGTTYGGNHLGAAIAYETIRIMQTRDVLANVNSCSEIAFSRLHQMKQKNKLIKEIRGKGLHIGVELTASSRPIAELCLEKGLIVNATGDTVIRIMPPLTISAQYLNEGLDILESVLDAQK; this is translated from the coding sequence ATGAACGAAACTGCATCGGTTTTCCAAACTACAAAAGAACTTACAGACAAGTATCTTCTAGACTTATTCAATCGTTACCCTGTAGCATTCCGTTACGGAGTGAACGAATTATTATTCGATCAAAACAATAAACAGTACATCGACTTTTTAGCAGGTGTTGCGGTTACAAATCTGGGCCATAGTGATCCGGATATTATAGAAGCAATTCGCAACCAAATTGATAAACTGATGCATACTTCCAATTGGTTCTATTCGGAAGAGGCGTCTCGTTTAGCGGAACTTCTTATCCTGAACACTTTTCCTGGAAAAGTGTTCTTATGCAATTCCGGAACAGAAGCGATTGAAGCTGCTTTCAAGCTAGCAAGAGCATATGCAGAACAAAAGCAGATCCATGATCCGATTATCATTTCTTTACAGAAAAGTTTCCACGGAAGATCTGTTTCAGGAATAAGTTTAACAGGACAGAAAAAACTTCATACTGGTTTTGGAAAACTTCTGGATGGAATCGAATTTGTTAATCCAAACAGTGAAGAAGAACTTGTGGAAGCTTTCGAAAGATTTGCAGGAAGAGTGGTAGCATTCATCGCAGAACCAATCTTAGGGGAAAGTGGTATCATTCCACTCTCTCATGGATATATGAATCTTGCGAGAGAGTTAACCTTAGAAAACGAGGCGCTCCTTATCCTAGATGAGATCCAAACCGGTTTCGGAAGAACCGGCACAATGTTCGCATTCGAAACTTACGGATTTTCCCCGGATGCAATGGCACTTGCTAAAGGACTCGGTTCAGGATTCCCAATCGGAGCCTTGGTCGTTGCGGAAAAATACCAAAACGTTCTAGCAAAAGGAACTCATGGAACCACTTACGGTGGAAACCATTTGGGCGCAGCGATTGCTTATGAAACGATCCGGATCATGCAAACTAGAGACGTTCTTGCAAACGTAAACTCTTGTTCAGAGATTGCATTTAGCCGTTTGCATCAGATGAAACAAAAAAATAAGCTCATCAAAGAGATTAGAGGGAAAGGTCTCCACATCGGTGTGGAATTAACTGCTTCCTCAAGACCGATCGCGGAACTCTGTTTGGAAAAAGGACTGATCGTAAATGCAACTGGAGACACAGTCATTCGTATCATGCCTCCACTTACAATCTCAGCACAATATTTGAATGAAGGACTTGATATTCTTGAATCAGTCCTAGACGCACAGAAATAA
- the leuB gene encoding 3-isopropylmalate dehydrogenase translates to MKKVAVLAGDGIGPEVMKVALSVLKKALGPKATDFQFTEALVGGAAIDKTGGPLPSETLKLCEESDAILFGSVGGPKWESLPPEKQPERGALLPLRKHFDLFANLRPAIIYPELRNASPIKGEIIGEGLDILILRELTSGIYFGQPKGREGSGAEEFAYDTMRYSRREIERAARVAFEAARKRNNKVTSIDKANVLTTSVFWKEVVIDLHKKEFSDVQLSHLYVDNAAMQLIVNPKQFDVILCENMFGDILSDEASIITGSIGMLPSASLSESGFGLYEPSGGSAPDIAGKGIANPIAQILSAALLLRYSFSMEEEAQKIETAVRKVISAGKRTRDIAEKGAEILGTEEIGIEIEKVL, encoded by the coding sequence ATGAAAAAAGTAGCCGTATTAGCAGGGGACGGAATCGGCCCCGAGGTCATGAAGGTGGCGCTCTCTGTTCTGAAAAAAGCGCTCGGCCCCAAAGCCACTGACTTTCAATTTACGGAGGCACTTGTAGGAGGAGCGGCTATCGATAAAACTGGCGGCCCTCTTCCTTCTGAAACATTAAAACTTTGTGAAGAATCAGACGCGATCCTATTCGGATCCGTTGGAGGTCCTAAATGGGAATCTCTTCCTCCGGAAAAACAACCTGAAAGAGGAGCACTTCTTCCTTTACGTAAACATTTCGATCTATTCGCAAATCTTAGACCGGCGATTATCTATCCCGAACTTAGAAATGCCTCTCCAATCAAAGGGGAAATCATCGGAGAAGGTCTGGATATTTTGATTCTAAGAGAATTAACCTCTGGGATCTATTTCGGCCAGCCAAAAGGTAGAGAAGGAAGTGGAGCGGAAGAATTCGCATACGACACAATGAGATATTCTCGTAGAGAGATCGAAAGGGCAGCAAGAGTTGCATTCGAAGCAGCGAGAAAAAGAAATAATAAGGTCACGAGCATTGATAAAGCAAACGTATTAACTACTTCCGTTTTTTGGAAAGAAGTGGTGATCGATCTGCACAAAAAAGAATTTTCTGACGTCCAATTATCTCATCTTTACGTGGATAATGCAGCTATGCAATTGATCGTAAATCCGAAACAATTCGACGTTATACTTTGCGAGAATATGTTCGGGGATATTCTTTCAGACGAGGCCTCTATCATCACAGGGTCCATTGGGATGCTTCCTTCCGCTTCCCTTTCAGAATCCGGTTTCGGTTTATACGAACCTTCCGGCGGATCCGCTCCGGACATCGCAGGCAAAGGAATCGCAAACCCGATCGCCCAGATTTTAAGTGCTGCCCTACTCTTACGTTATTCTTTCTCTATGGAAGAAGAAGCGCAAAAGATAGAAACTGCGGTCCGTAAAGTGATTTCCGCAGGAAAACGTACCAGAGATATCGCCGAGAAAGGCGCCGAAATTTTGGGAACGGAAGAAATCGGAATAGAAATTGAGAAGGTTTTATAA
- a CDS encoding response regulator, which yields MKGGVAPSGRPYQVIIAENSKFQAKQLAQILESEGYEVVGFAESGKELLNMYKDNRKVDLITLDLHLPVIDGFAAFYEMKDMGVLPRVIVITDENTPAVIKALTEDGIMDYLVKPIKREKVLEKANATVRKTIKI from the coding sequence ATGAAAGGCGGAGTAGCTCCATCAGGAAGACCTTATCAGGTAATCATTGCGGAAAATTCTAAATTCCAAGCCAAACAATTGGCTCAGATCCTGGAATCCGAAGGTTACGAAGTGGTCGGTTTTGCGGAATCGGGCAAAGAACTCCTAAATATGTATAAGGACAACCGAAAGGTAGACCTGATTACATTAGACCTTCACCTCCCTGTGATAGACGGTTTTGCGGCCTTTTACGAAATGAAAGATATGGGAGTTCTTCCCAGAGTGATCGTAATCACCGACGAAAATACTCCCGCGGTTATCAAAGCTTTAACTGAAGACGGTATCATGGACTATCTAGTAAAACCTATTAAAAGAGAAAAGGTTCTAGAAAAAGCAAACGCTACTGTTCGCAAGACAATTAAGATCTGA
- a CDS encoding polyphenol oxidase family protein, translated as MIDHRFFLEDKRSLRLLILGNKEASGDPNDPNFIRERVLQASGVAGAEVFFMNQEHGTNILEANGSPAADIPTGDALFTTEPKKILVVKTADCMPIFFWTGRPALVGVIHSGWKGTLAGITEKTLAHVQKRYGVDPELVHFYLGPYATGKHYEVGEDVASLFRKEVPNSLKALEEPGKFLLEQKTFLLHRIKSLGIQPFLETSGVCTMSPNSKFFSHRRGDTGRNLNCIWLE; from the coding sequence ATGATCGATCACAGATTTTTTCTAGAAGACAAAAGAAGCCTTAGGCTTTTGATCCTGGGAAATAAAGAAGCCTCAGGAGATCCGAACGATCCTAATTTTATCCGGGAAAGGGTTCTGCAAGCCTCAGGAGTTGCGGGCGCTGAAGTATTTTTCATGAACCAGGAGCATGGAACTAACATCCTGGAAGCAAACGGTTCTCCCGCCGCAGATATTCCTACGGGAGACGCTTTATTTACTACGGAACCTAAAAAGATCCTAGTCGTAAAAACTGCAGATTGTATGCCTATCTTCTTTTGGACAGGGAGACCGGCTCTTGTGGGCGTTATCCATTCGGGTTGGAAAGGAACTCTTGCAGGCATTACTGAAAAAACACTGGCCCATGTGCAAAAAAGATACGGAGTAGATCCGGAACTTGTTCATTTTTATCTGGGGCCATATGCGACCGGCAAACATTACGAAGTCGGCGAAGATGTTGCTTCTCTCTTCCGTAAAGAAGTTCCGAATTCTCTCAAGGCTTTAGAAGAACCCGGAAAGTTTCTCTTGGAACAAAAAACTTTCTTACTTCATAGGATAAAGAGTCTGGGAATACAGCCCTTTCTGGAAACCTCTGGGGTTTGCACCATGTCTCCCAATTCTAAATTTTTTAGTCATAGAAGGGGAGATACTGGTAGGAATCTAAATTGTATCTGGTTGGAATAG
- a CDS encoding phosphoribosylanthranilate isomerase has product MPQTPKVKICGIRKVDDLKVCVEEGADLIGINFVSSSPRLVSPKEAEILITYLYTSVPEFLRPKIVFLFYKSSTQYIEALLKNLQHDYVQYVSDDSLAPGETSPLYQTRNSRILSYRVRGNVNDDSLHFLNSDLLILDSYKSDAGGGTGESFPWEQVSEVRRPYLLAGGLTPGNVAKALSQTKAYGVDVASGVESSPGNKDQELIRNFIRNAKRFSYNGN; this is encoded by the coding sequence ATGCCCCAAACCCCTAAAGTAAAAATCTGCGGAATACGAAAAGTAGACGATCTGAAAGTCTGTGTGGAAGAGGGGGCCGATCTGATCGGGATCAATTTTGTTTCCTCCAGTCCAAGACTTGTTTCTCCGAAAGAAGCGGAAATTCTAATCACCTATTTATACACTTCTGTTCCTGAGTTTTTACGCCCAAAAATCGTATTCCTTTTTTATAAATCTTCAACTCAATATATAGAAGCTCTTTTAAAAAATTTGCAACACGACTATGTCCAATACGTTAGCGATGACTCTTTGGCTCCCGGGGAAACTTCTCCACTCTATCAAACCAGGAATTCCAGAATTCTTTCTTATAGGGTCCGCGGAAACGTAAACGATGATTCATTACATTTCCTAAATTCAGATTTATTGATATTAGATAGTTATAAATCGGATGCGGGCGGCGGCACTGGAGAAAGTTTTCCTTGGGAACAGGTCTCCGAAGTTCGCAGACCTTATCTACTCGCAGGAGGTCTTACTCCGGGAAATGTCGCTAAAGCGCTTTCCCAAACCAAAGCGTATGGAGTCGATGTGGCTAGCGGAGTAGAATCCTCTCCAGGAAATAAAGACCAAGAACTTATTCGGAATTTTATCAGAAATGCAAAACGATTCTCTTACAACGGAAACTAA